The nucleotide sequence CAAAATATACCAACTTGCCCAGTGTGGGTTGGCCCAGGCCCATCTTTTGTAAAAAAGTGCGCTTCTTGTTGATGTAGCTTACCATATGGCTGCGTCTGATCTCCACAAAGCAGTTTATGGCCGTGGGCATCTCTACGTTGCGTACGGTATTGAATGTATGGTCGATATCTTCAAAATAGGTGCTCAACAGCTTTTTATTTGCCTTTTGCCTATCGTTTAACGAATCGGGATCTTCTAAGCTTAGTACTTGAATGCTAGATTTGCTGAGTTTTGCAATTTCGGCCAAGTGTCGTATTTCGCTAGGGTTAAAATCGGTTTTAAAATTGGTCGCCAATACGATTTCCTTGGGTTCGTTGAAAACGGCATTTTTTGGAACGATCAAAACAGGGCAGTTTCTGATTTGTTCTATCACCGAAAGTGCGGTTTTGCCATACTTGCCCATCCGTCTATTGGTCATGCCCTTTGCCCCTATGACCAGCATATCGATTTGCATTGATTTAACCACGTCTTTTACGGCATCTAAGAAGGGATAAGGGCGCGACATAACGTGGAAGCGATGTTTCGGGTTGTCGTTTTCAAAGGTCAAATGGGTCAATATATCTCCAAGACCTTGTTTTGACCTATTTTCCGATAGCTTATTGAAGGCTTCGTCGGGATCTAAGAGGGCAACACTATCTAGGCTATGGGAATCTTTGGCGTACGTATTGAGAATGTAAAAATCGCAGTCCTCATTTTTGTAGAGTTGAATGGCGTATTCCATAGCGTTCAACGAATTTTTTGAAAAATCGGTTGGTAATAGTAGCTTTTTTCCCATGATTGTTGTTTTAATTGTTTTGTTTTTAAATGGACGTGCTCGGCGATCGGGCAGCTTTCGGGTCCCGATATGTCTTTGGGGCCTTTGATCCTCCCGATGTTTTATCGGGAGGGGCAATCTTAGTTTTAAGACCTTTGATCATTTTGAACATCTAGGTTTTTGCGTGTAAAAGAATTTGTGATAATACCTGTGTTTTAATGCTTCTGTATTTTTTGACATGTTCAAGGTATAATTTGCGACTCGCTTCGTGCTTATGCAGATAAAAGGCGTCGCACTCGGCCGTATCACATTCGATTATATTGCCGATGTTCATTTTGTATTTGTAGAGCTTTCCGATGTGTGATCGGTTTTCTCTTTGCAATTCTTGCAGTTGTTGGTACAACTGTGAATTGTTGAGCATGCGGTCTTCAATGTCCATTAGGTAGTCTAACTCTTCATTTATGAACTCAAGGTGTTCCGTCCAACCGGAAATTTCTACCTTATCTTTTTCCATCATGATACGACTATCGGGTTCGTGCGCATAAAAAGGTTGTGATACATTCATAATTTTATATTTTTATTATTACTGTGGCGTTTCGGCCCTTTGTTTCAAAGTTCACTTGCAAGTCATTCAATGGGAATGGTATGAATGACGATCTAGTTGGTCAGTGGGACGAGAATCGATATTCTTTTTATAGGTACGACCGTGAATTCCACTGTTTGAAATAGGAGCAAACTACGTATGGAATGGAATAACGATTTCAAGGGTCGCCTTACAATGGGGTATTGTTTGTTTTTCATTTCCATCTTCATCTTGGCATTCCGTCTGTCAAGGGTGTTTCCTAAAAAAAAAACTAGGTGCTAAGGGCGCTATTCCGCTTTCTTTACGGATGAATTAGTACTAACGTCAAAGAGTATGCCTATAAAAGAAATGCTTTTGCCGATGAGTGTAATTGCTTAATTGTCAATAGTTAAGGAGGTGTGTTGAAAACAGGGGCAATTTAAATGCGGGGCGAATTTCCCCAGGTGATGAATTTTGGACCGATACGGGGTAAATTTTAAATAGAGAAAGTGAGCGGTGAAATCGTTAATATATTGAAAATCAGAAGAAATGATTTATGGGTTTGTGATGGGATTTGTTGAAAGTTTTTCAAGGAGGAATAAAGAGGAATAAATAGGGTATAAAAAAATAGCCAAGGCATGCCTTGGCTATTTTTCCTTGTATGGAAGTGTCGTGTCGTTTTATTTCCCTTCAAAAATTTCTTCAATAGGTTGGTCGGAAGATGTGTCCGGCAAAGGTAAATCTAACAGAAAAGATAGGGTAGGGGTAATCTGGTCGATAGTGTGTTTGGCTACACTGCTTCCCTTTGGAACATGCCATCCGTACCACAACATGGGTACATGGGTATCGTCGTTGTATGCCGTACCGTGGGTGGTACCCTCGGTTCGGGTCGGCATGCGGCCTTGGTCTAAATGTAAAAGGAGGTCACCAGAGTTCATTTTGTTCACACTTTTTCTGAAAAAGGCATCGATATCCAAATTTCTGGAACTGTGAAGTGATGGCACGTATACTTCCTTTACACCGTCCAAAGATTTAAGAATGGAAGCAGCGGCTTTTAAGATTTCTTCCTTTGGTGTGTCTACATCGTTAAAATAGAT is from Zobellia galactanivorans and encodes:
- a CDS encoding universal stress protein, with product MGKKLLLPTDFSKNSLNAMEYAIQLYKNEDCDFYILNTYAKDSHSLDSVALLDPDEAFNKLSENRSKQGLGDILTHLTFENDNPKHRFHVMSRPYPFLDAVKDVVKSMQIDMLVIGAKGMTNRRMGKYGKTALSVIEQIRNCPVLIVPKNAVFNEPKEIVLATNFKTDFNPSEIRHLAEIAKLSKSSIQVLSLEDPDSLNDRQKANKKLLSTYFEDIDHTFNTVRNVEMPTAINCFVEIRRSHMVSYINKKRTFLQKMGLGQPTLGKLVYFENVPVLALNDK